In one Janibacter cremeus genomic region, the following are encoded:
- a CDS encoding M16 family metallopeptidase translates to MPLDFPFEDHTLSNGLRVIVQPDATTPTVTLNMWVGVGSRHEEAGATGFAHLFEHLMFQGSEHVANGEHFQALMGVGGRLNATTWFDRTTYFETIPSGALELALWLEADRHANLLAAVTQDNLDNQRDVVKEEKRQRYDNQPYGQAMTRIYATVFPEGHPYHHPTIGSMEDLDAATVDDVHDFFRRHYAPDNTVLTIVGDVTAERGLELVERYFGHLDHHAEPRRGPVAPLRPLPEPAREEVVDEVPNDRIHLAFRLPAEGGRTGDEFLASSMALDCLGGLSFSPLEQRLVRDEQRANAIDVGAMGFVDGVSLGLVIVDVADGVDADELEEQVCAELTAFADAGPTPEQMEAVRAQAERAWLSSLAAKDERADLISHYTCLHDDPGYINTFLDRLAAITPEDVRAAADTWLRPQHRAAVVYRAAEQQEEAA, encoded by the coding sequence ATGCCTCTGGACTTTCCCTTCGAGGACCACACCCTCTCCAACGGGTTGCGCGTCATCGTGCAGCCCGACGCCACGACGCCCACCGTCACCCTCAACATGTGGGTGGGCGTCGGCTCGCGACACGAGGAGGCGGGGGCGACCGGCTTCGCCCACCTCTTCGAGCACCTGATGTTCCAGGGCAGCGAGCACGTCGCCAACGGTGAGCACTTCCAGGCGCTCATGGGCGTCGGTGGCCGGCTCAACGCGACGACGTGGTTCGACCGCACGACGTACTTCGAGACGATCCCCTCCGGCGCGCTCGAGCTCGCGCTGTGGCTGGAGGCCGACCGGCACGCCAACCTCCTGGCGGCCGTGACGCAGGACAACCTCGACAACCAGCGCGACGTCGTCAAGGAGGAGAAGCGCCAGCGCTACGACAACCAGCCGTACGGCCAGGCGATGACGCGGATCTACGCGACCGTCTTCCCCGAGGGACACCCGTACCACCACCCGACGATCGGGTCGATGGAGGACCTCGACGCGGCGACGGTGGACGACGTGCACGACTTCTTCCGCCGGCACTACGCCCCGGACAACACGGTCCTGACGATCGTCGGTGACGTCACCGCGGAGCGGGGGCTGGAGCTCGTCGAGCGCTACTTCGGTCACCTCGACCACCACGCCGAGCCGCGAAGGGGGCCGGTCGCCCCCCTTCGCCCGCTGCCGGAGCCGGCGCGCGAGGAGGTCGTCGACGAGGTGCCCAACGACCGCATCCACCTCGCCTTCCGCCTCCCTGCCGAAGGGGGCAGGACCGGTGACGAGTTCCTCGCCTCCTCGATGGCCCTCGACTGCCTCGGCGGGTTGAGCTTCTCGCCGCTGGAGCAGCGGCTCGTGCGCGACGAGCAGCGCGCCAACGCGATCGACGTCGGGGCGATGGGCTTCGTCGACGGGGTCTCCCTCGGCCTGGTGATCGTCGACGTCGCGGACGGGGTCGACGCGGACGAGCTGGAGGAGCAGGTCTGCGCCGAGCTGACCGCCTTCGCCGACGCGGGCCCGACGCCCGAGCAGATGGAGGCGGTGCGGGCCCAGGCGGAGCGCGCGTGGCTGTCGTCGCTGGCCGCCAAGGACGAGCGCGCCGACCTGATCAGCCACTACACGTGCCTGCACGACGACCCCGGCTACATCAACACCTTCCTCGACCGGCTGGCGGCGATCACCCCCGAGGACGTGCGCGCCGCTGCCGACACCTGGCTGCGCCCGCAGCACCGCGCCGCCGTCGTCTACCGAGCCGCCGAGCAGCAGGAGGAGGCAGCATGA
- a CDS encoding M16 family metallopeptidase: MSTPTVPRPQVAAPGEWSFPQPRELTLPNGIGALVHDVPGQYVISVRLTVPVALRHEPEATEGVAWIMARLLDEGTRTHSQRELSELLERRGIAIGAGMSEAALGVDLDVPQRFLGEALELLTECISEPVFDESEVSRIKRTRLAEIEQERASAGRRAFKEWARTYYDPAIRASRPGGGTAETVAAVTRQDVVDFHAEHVHPEGATVVVAGDLTGVDVEGLLGSTLGAWTTSGRVRSVDREPAPRAADAARVVLVDRPGSVQSEILIGAPGPDRRVESGWAPFPVLAYVMGGAPNARIDQVLREEKGYTYGIRSGFRPRQVGSAFTVAGSVRADSTVDSLRLLKGILTDAPGFTEEETRAGVDFMSLTAPGRYDTADAIADETAGLAGDELPLTFTSDTIAAMRRLTADDLSRAWREQVTHEWTVVVVGDASLYRDQVEDLGLGPVTVVPN; encoded by the coding sequence ATGAGCACGCCCACGGTCCCGCGTCCGCAGGTCGCCGCGCCGGGGGAGTGGTCCTTCCCCCAGCCGCGTGAGCTCACCCTGCCCAACGGCATCGGTGCCCTCGTGCACGACGTGCCGGGGCAGTACGTCATCTCGGTGCGCCTGACCGTGCCGGTCGCGCTGCGCCACGAGCCGGAGGCCACGGAGGGCGTCGCCTGGATCATGGCGCGGCTGCTCGACGAGGGCACGCGCACGCACAGCCAGCGCGAGCTGTCGGAGCTGCTCGAGCGGCGGGGCATCGCGATCGGTGCCGGCATGAGCGAGGCTGCGCTCGGCGTCGACCTCGACGTCCCGCAGCGCTTCCTCGGGGAGGCGCTGGAGCTGCTCACCGAGTGCATCTCCGAGCCGGTCTTCGACGAGTCGGAGGTCTCGCGCATCAAGCGCACCCGCCTGGCCGAGATCGAGCAGGAGCGCGCCTCGGCCGGCCGTCGCGCCTTCAAGGAGTGGGCGAGGACCTACTACGACCCCGCCATCCGCGCCTCGCGGCCCGGTGGGGGTACCGCGGAGACGGTCGCCGCGGTGACCCGCCAGGACGTCGTCGACTTCCACGCCGAGCACGTCCACCCCGAGGGGGCGACGGTCGTCGTGGCCGGCGACCTCACCGGGGTCGACGTCGAGGGGCTGCTGGGCTCGACCCTCGGCGCCTGGACCACCTCCGGTCGTGTGCGGTCGGTCGACCGTGAGCCGGCTCCGCGTGCCGCCGATGCCGCCCGCGTCGTCCTCGTCGACCGGCCCGGCTCGGTGCAGTCGGAGATCCTCATCGGCGCCCCGGGCCCGGACCGGCGGGTCGAGTCCGGGTGGGCCCCCTTCCCCGTGCTGGCCTACGTCATGGGCGGCGCCCCGAACGCCCGCATCGACCAGGTGCTGCGCGAGGAGAAGGGCTACACCTACGGCATCCGCTCCGGGTTCCGCCCCCGCCAGGTGGGCTCTGCCTTCACCGTCGCCGGCTCCGTGCGCGCCGACTCGACCGTGGACTCGCTGCGCCTGCTCAAGGGCATCCTCACCGACGCCCCCGGTTTCACCGAGGAGGAGACCCGCGCGGGCGTGGACTTCATGAGCCTCACCGCACCGGGTCGCTACGACACCGCGGACGCGATCGCCGACGAGACCGCCGGCCTCGCGGGCGACGAACTGCCGCTGACCTTCACCAGCGACACCATCGCGGCGATGCGCCGGCTGACGGCCGACGACCTCAGCCGTGCCTGGCGCGAGCAGGTCACCCACGAGTGGACGGTCGTCGTCGTGGGTGACGCCTCGCTGTACCGGGACCAGGTCGAGGACCTCGGCCTCGGCCCGGTCACCGTCGTCCCGAACTGA